One genomic region from Papaver somniferum cultivar HN1 unplaced genomic scaffold, ASM357369v1 unplaced-scaffold_24, whole genome shotgun sequence encodes:
- the LOC113340909 gene encoding metalloendoproteinase 3-MMP-like yields MRTCILLFVLLLSLSANPSTGFKFQDHVLNHLPNFTSSSSSSSPWDYFKNFTGCQIGEERNGLAKLKQYFHHFGYIQDIPISNFTDNFDYSFEKALKTYQKNFNLNQTGILDNQTLQQIQRPRCGVADIINGASSMNSGKTTSDSHVHGDGSTKFHSVAHYTFFPGQPRWRPRNRRLTYAFAPGKNLPDNVKLTFANAFKRWAEVTPLSFVETESYSTANIRIAFANGDHGDGEPFDGTLGTLAHAFSPPNGRFHLDSAEDWIVDGDASTSNIRSAVDLESVAVHEIGHLLGLGHSSVEESIMYPTIASRKKKVVLRDDDIEGIQVLYGGNPNYNGTSTIPSSSHQEREESSNGGAQDLNVRTYWWAYSVFVVLVTIFY; encoded by the coding sequence ATGAGAACTTGTATTCTTCTGTTTGTACTGCTACTATCTCTTTCAGCAAATCCAAGCACTGGTTTTAAATTTCAAGACCATGTattaaatcatcttccaaatttcacttcttcttcttcttcttcttctccttgggATTACTTCAAGAACTTTACTGGGTGTCAAATAGGTGAAGAAAGAAATGGATTAGCTAAACTAAAACAATATTTTCATCATTTTGGTTATATTCAGGATATACCGATATCAAACTTCACTGATAATTTTGATTATTCATTTGAGAAAGCTCTCAAAACTTATCAAAAGAATTTCAATCTAAATCAAACAGGAATTCTTGATAATCAAACTTTACAACAGATTCAACGTCCAAGGTGTGGTGTTGCTGATATAATCAACGGTGCAAGTTCGATGAATTCTGGTAAAACAACTTCTGATTCTCATGTTCATGGTGATGGTTCTACTAAATTCCATTCAGTTGCTCATTACACGTTTTTTCCCGGACAACCAAGATGGAGACCGAGAAACCGGAGACTCACTTACGCTTTTGCACCGGGAAAAAACTTGCCGGATAATGTCAAGTTAACCTTTGCAAATGCTTTCAAACGTTGGGCAGAAGTAACACCGTTAAGTTTCGTTGAAACAGAGTCTTATTCAACTGCCAATATCAGAATAGCGTTTGCTAACGGTGATCATGGTGATGGAGAACCGTTTGATGGGACTTTAGGTACGTTAGCTCATGCATTTTCACCACCAAATGGTAGATTCCATTTAGATAGTGCTGAAGATTGGATTGTTGATGGTGATGCGAGTACATCAAATATAAGATCAGCTGTTGATTTAGAATCAGTTGCTGTTCATGAGATTGGTCATTTACTTGGATTAGGACATTCATCAGTTGAAGAATCAATTATGTATCCTACGATTGCATCTAGGAAGAAAAAAGTTGTTCTTCGTGATGATGATATTGAAGGAATTCAAGTGTTATATGGTGGTAATCCTAATTATAATGGGACGTCAACGATTCCTTCTTCATCTCATCAAGAGAGGGAGGAAAGTAGCAATGGAGGAGCTCAGGATTTGAATGTAAGAACTTATTGGTGGGCTTATTCTGTTTTTGTGGTCCTAGTTACAATTTTTTACTGA